Below is a window of Nocardioides oleivorans DNA.
GCGCCCACTACCGCGACGTCACCGACCGGCTCTACGGCGGCAACTCCGAGCACCGGCTGCGCCAGGAGCTGCTCCTCGGCGTGGGCGGCGTGCGCGCGCTGCGGGTCTGGTCGCGCATCACCGGTGCCCCGGCGCCGGAGGTCTTCCACGCCAACGAGGGCCACGCCGGCTTCCTTGGCGTCGAGCGGATCCGCGAGCTCACCGTCGCCGAGGACGGCCCGCACCTCGACTTCGACACCGCGCTCGAGGTCTCGCGCGCCGGCACGGTCTTCACGACTCACACGCCGGTCCCGGCCGGCATCGACCGGTTCCCGCGCGAGCTGGTCTCGCAGTACTTCGGCGGCAGCTCGCCGACTCCCGGCGTCCCGGTGGACCGCGTGCTCGCACTCGGCGCGGAGGACTACGAGGGCGGCGACGCCGGCGTGTTCAACATGGCCGTGATGGGCTTCCGCCTGGCCCAGCGCGCCAACGGCGTCTCCCAGCTCCACGGCCACGTGTCGCGCGGGATGTTCAACGGCCTGTGGCCGGCCTTCGACGAGGCAGAGGTGCCGATCTCCTCGATCACCAACGGCGTCCACGGCCCGACCTGGATCGCCCGCGAGGTCATCGAGCTCGCCGCCAGCCGCGGTGCCGACATCGACGGCGACGACACCGACGCCCTCTGGCCGATGGTCGACCAGATCGGCGACCGCGAGATCTGGGACCTCAAGCGCGCCCTGCGTACCCGCTTCATCGACGACGCCCGCAGCCGGATGCGCCGCTCGGCCATCAAGCGGGGCCTGGCTCCTGCCGAGACCACCTGGATCGACACCGCCCTCGACCCCGACGTGCTGACGATCGGCTTCGCGCGTCGCGTGCCGACGTACAAGCGGCTCACGCTGATGCTGCGCGACCCGGCCCGCCTCAAGAAGCTGCTGCTCGACCCCGAGCGCCCGATCCAGCTCGTCATCGCCGGCAAGGCCCACCCCGCCGACGAGACCGGCAAGCGACTCATCCAGGAGATGGTGCGCTTCGCCGACGACCCGGAGATCCGGCACCGCATCGCGTTCCTGCCCAACTACGACATCGCGATGGCGCAGCCGCTCTACCCCGGCTGCGACGTGTGGCTCAACAACCCGCTGCGCCCCTACGAGGCGTGCGGCACGTCCGGCATGAAGGCCGCGCTCAACGGCGGCCTGAACCTGTCGATCCTCGACGGCTGGTGGGACGAGTGGTACGACGGCAACAACGGCTGGGCGATCCCGTCGGCCGACGGCATCGACGACCCCGACCGTCGTGACGACCTCGAGGCCAACGCGCTCTACGACCTGCTCGAGACCGACGTGGTGCCGCGCTTCTACGAGACCAACCACGAGGGCGTCCCGCCGCGCTGGCTGGAGATGGTGCGCCACACGCTGAAGTCGCTCGGCCCCAAGGTGCTGGCCACCCGCCAGGTCCGCGACTACGTCCGTGAGCTCTACGCCCCCGCCGCGCAGACCTCGCGCTCGCTCAACGCCGACTACACCGGTGCCCGCACCCTGTCCGGCTGGAAGTCCGAGGTCCGCGCCGCCTGGCCCGGCGTCCGGGTCGAGCACCTCGACTCCGAGGGTGCCGGTGACCAGGCCGAGGTCGGCGCGACGCTCGCCGTCCGCGCCTGGGTCGCGCTCGGCGCGCTCTCACCCGACGACGTGTCCGTCCAGGCCGTGCACGGCCGGATCGGCGCCGACGACGAGCTGACCGCCACCACGATCACGCCGATGACGGTCGGAGAGTCCTACGACGGCAACCGCCACCGCTTCGACGCCACCGTCCCGCTGGAGGTCTCCGGAGCCTTCGGCTACACGGTCCGCGTCGTGCCCCGCAACGCCGCGCTCGCCTCGGTCGCCGAGCTCGGGCTGGTGGCCGAGCCCGCCTGAGCCCGGGCGGGCCGGTCTCGTCAGGCGCAGCTGCCCGGCCTGCTGGCGACGGAACGACGCAGGGGCACGCGGGAGACCTTCTTGAGTCGTGTGCCGACGAGCCGGTAGGTGGTCTGCTCACCCCGGCGGCTGCTGAGGTCGAACCGGTGGACCAGCAGCCGTCCGTCCTCGCACCGGAAGCCGCCCTGGCCGCTGTCCTCCGCGAACGCCGAGAGCACCACCGGCCGGCCCTCGAGGGTGACGGGTCGCAGCTTGCCCGTGCGGTGGGTGAAGAGGGCGTACCCGCGGGCGGACATCGAGTAGACGGGGTGGCCGAAGTCGACGAGCACCTCGACCGCGACCGATCCCAGCCCGTTGCTCGCGGGCCGGGCCCGGACGCCGCTCGACGTGAAACCGGCAGGCAGCTGGCCCGTGCCCTCCACCTCGTGGCGGCCGACGGTCGTCGAGACGACGTACTCCGTCTCGGAGGTGAAGGTGACGGTCGACCCGCTCGGCGCCTCGGCCGTCGCGGGCGGCAGTCCCACGAGGCTCCAGGCGAGCACGACGACTGCGGTCAGCACGGGGGATCGATTCACGACGCTCCTCGGAGGGGGACCAGTGCACCGAGGCTAGGGAGCGGTCGCCGACCACTCCCGCCATCGCGCACGGATGTCCCTCAAACGCGCGATACGAGGACGCGCCGGCTCACCTAGCCTCGACCGATGCAGCCACGAACCGTCGCCCCGGTCCTGCTCGCGCTCGTCGCCATGTGCCTCCCGTGCGGCGGAGCAGCAGCACGCGAGGCGCCGGCTGCGGTCGAGGACCCCCGGGGAGACGTTCGGATCTACACGTCGGTGACGGGTCTGACCCGGGCCCAGCGCACGTCGATCGACCTGCGCCGGGTCATCATCACGCCGCGCGCGAGCTCGGTGCGGATCACGGTCAGGATGAAGGCCGTGCCCCGCCGCATGCCGGTCGACCAGATGGTGTTCCTGGCCCTGGCGCCGGCACCGGGTTCGAGCGGGACCGGCCGCGGCGACATCGGCCTCAGCCCGCAGAAGCCCGGCCTGTCCTACGCCGCCCTCGACACCGACGGCACCGGGACGTCCTGGGAGTCCTGCGACCCGATGCGGGTGGAGGTACGTCGCCCTGCGGGCGAGGTCCGTCTCGACGTGCCTCTCCGGTGCATCCCTGTGGGCGAGGTGACGGTCGAGGTGAGGTCGCTGACCGGCTACTTCCGATCCGACTCCGCGCGCCCGTGGTCGAGCGACCGGGTGAGGTTTCCGGACCCGGTCGTGATGCGGTGACTGGCCGCCCGACGCTGGGGATCTCCGGACGCGCGGGCGGGAGCCGTCGTACGGTCACGTCGTGATGACCTCCCGGGCGCTCCGTGTCGCAGCAGCCGTCCTCGTCTACGCCGGGGTGGGCCTGAGCCTCGCGGAGCGCTCGGACGCCTCGCCCGAGGGCGTGGCGTCGCGGTCGGTGACGGCCCCGCGAGCGGACCGGCTGGTCTGGGCGGCGTCGGGAACAGGGCTGCGCAACCTCCACGTCCGCTCGTCGCGCACGGACGGGACCAGGGTCCGCCAGGTGTACGACAACGCCCGCGGCTTCACGATGAGACTGGTGCCCAGCCCGAACGGTCGGCGGGTCGCGTTCGTGACCTGCTGCCGCGACGACCTGCCGCTGCTCGTGGTCGCGCCGACCAGTGGCGGACCCCACCTCGCCCCGCTGGAGGACCATCCCGAGCTCGAGGCAGCGGACGGCATCGGATGGTCGTTCGACGGTCGGAGCCTGGCCTTCACGGCGATCGTCCAGGAGGGAGAGCAGCGGATCGCCTCGCTCTGGACGATCCGGTTGGACGGCTCGGACCTCCAGCACGTGCTCACGCTGGGCGACGTGCTGGGTGAGGACGCACCCAGTCTTCTCGACACTGTGGTGTGGACCGACGAGGGGATCCTCTTCTCGAACGTCGGGAAGCTGATGCTGGCCCACGACGGCACGTCGAGCCCGGTGATGGGTGGTGTGTGGTCGGTGAGCTCATCCGCCGACGGGCGGCGCCTGGTCCTGCTCCGGGGCACGCGGTGGCGACACGAGGTGTGGCTGTCCCGGGCTGACGGGAGCGGTGCCACGAAGGTGGCGCAGTGGCGACTCCGCGAGCCGACCACCTACGTCGAGGTCGCTGCGAACCACGACGGGTCACGGCTGCTGGCGTTGCGATCCGACGGATACTCGTACTCGCCCGAGAGCGCGTGGGTCGCGTGGGACGTCAGGAAGGGGCTGCGCTCGGCCGAGGTGCTTCCGGTGCCTGACGACACGTCCGTCCTGGCGTGGCACTGACCTAGCCGAAGGTCAGCACGAGCCCGATCGCCGTCGGGACCACCCCGAGGAGCAACCAGGGCGACAGCACCGGCTTGCCGTGGATCGCGCGACCGGCGGCGACCGCGGCGGCGCCGAAGATCCCGGCGATCACGTTGAGCCCGACCTTCGAGGACGTGGGGGAGTCGTCCAGCATCACTGCCGCCACCACGAGGCCGACCACGAGGTGCAGGATCGTCGTCACGGCGAGCGTCGACATCACCCACTTCTGCACCCGGGCGAGGTCGCGGGCGTCCTTCTCGGGGTCCTTGATGACCTGACGCGGCGCGTTCATGTCGAGGAGGTGGCCGCGCCCCTTCTCGGTACGTCGTGCGGGAACGCTGCTGGCCATGTCCCCATCCTCTCAGTTCGGGCGCACTCACGGCGACTCGGTGCAGACTGCGCAAGTGCGATCAAGCGGGCGGGCACCGGCGGCACGAGGGTGGTGGACATGACGACAGCGGCCGACACCTTCGCCGCGTTCCTCGACACCCTGGCCGAGACGCTCGACCTGGGCAGCGAGGAGCGGGCGCGGCGGCTCCACCTCTCCCGCTTCCACCTCGACCGCGTGGTGTCGGCGACCGGGGGCGAGCCACCGGAGCGGATGCGACGCCGCCTGCTGCTCGAGCGCGCGGCGTACCGCCTCGTGACGGGCGACGCACAGGTGGTCGACATCGCGTTCGAGGCGGGCTTCGGGTCCCACGAGGCGTTCACGAGGGCGTTCACGCGGGAGTACGGCACCGCCCCGAGCCGCTGGCGCCAGCACCCCACCCGGACCCAGATCACGGGTCCGAGCGGCGTGCACTTCCACCCGCCGGGCAGCCTGCGGCTGCCCACCGCACGAAAGGTGACACCGATGGACCTGATGACGCGCATGATCGAGCACCACCTCTGGCTGACCGGCGAGATGATCGACCGCGCCGGGGGCCTGACCGACGAGCAGCTCGACGCCCCCATCGAGGTGCCGATCGGCACCATCGACGACGACATGACGATCCGCTCGGTGCTCGGCCGGCTCGTCGGCCAGCTCGCCCAGTGGAACGCCGCCGTCGCGCAGCGCCGCTACGACTGGGACCAGGAGCGCGGCAAGTCGCTGAGCACCCTGCGCCGCGAGCTCGCGGACGAGGGGTCGGCCTTCCTCGCCCAGGTGCGCACGACGATCGACGAGGGCCGTCTCGACGACACCTTCGTCGACGTCACGTGCGACCCGCCCAAGGTCTACACCTACGGCGGGATGGTCGCCCACGTGCTTACCTTCGCCGCCGTGCGCCGGCTCGTGGTCCTCGGTGCCTTCGAGACGCTCGGCATCACCGACCTCGACGCCGGCGACCCGATGGAGTGGGTCGCCGAGCCCGCGTGAGCGCTCAGGTCTCGCGGAGCACCAGCACGGAGCGGGACTGGAGCGGGAGCGACTCTCCCGCGACCACGGTCGTCCCGAGCGCCAGGGCCGGGTTGGTCGAGAGCACGACCTCGCCGTGGTGCACCCACTGGTTCTCGGGCAGCACCAGCTCGACGTCGTCGCCGGAGTTGAGCCAGATCATGAAGGACTTGTCGCGGACCTGGGCGCCGCGCCGGTCGGGGGAGCGCAGGGGAGCGCCGTTGAGGAACATCCCGACCGTGCGGACCGAGTCGTCGTTCCAGTCGGCGGTCGTCATCTCCCGGCCGGCGGGGTGCACCCAGAGCAGGTCCTTGATGCCGCCCTTGATGGTCGGGCGCCCCTCGAACCAGTGCCGCTGGCGCAGCACCGGGTGCTCGCGACGCAAACGCAGCGCGGCCTTGGTGATCTCGTAGACGTCGAGCCAGGCGTCGTCGGGGCGCCAGTCGATCCACGACGTCTCGTTGTCCTGTCCGTAGGCGTTGTTGTTGCCGCCCTGCGTGCGCCCGCGCTCGTCGCCGGCGGTCAGCATCGGCACGCCGCTGGAGAAGCACAGCGTCGCCATCAGGTTCGCGGCCTGGCGACGACGCAGGGCGATGATCGACTCGTCGTCGGTCTCGCCCTCGACGCCGTAGTTCCACGACCGGTTGTTGTCGGTCCCGTCGCGGTTGTCCTCGCCGTTGGCCTCGTTGTGCTTGGAGTTGTACGACACCAGGTCCCGCAGCGTGAAGCCGTCGTGCGCGGTGACGAAGTTGACCGAGGCGTAGGGCGAGCGACCGTCGTCGGCGTACAGGTCGCTCGAGCCGGCGAGTCGCGTCGCGACGGTGCGGACGCCGGCGGACTGGCCGCGCCAGAAGTCGCGCATCGTGTCGCGGAACTGGTCGTTCCACTCGATCCAGGGCGGGGGGAACTCGCCGACCCGGTAGCCGTCCATCGAGGCGTCCCACGGCTCGGCGATGAGCTTCACGTGGCGCAGCACGGGGTCCTGGCCGATCGCGGTGAGCAGGTGGCTGCCCATGTCGACGACCTGGTCGGTGCGGGTGATGGCGCTCATCAGGTCGAAGCGGAAGCCGTCGACGTGCATCTCGTTGACCCAGTAGCGCAGCGAGTCGAGGATCAGGCGCAGGCTCTGGGTGTGGGTGGAGTCGACCGTGTTGCCGCAGCCGGTGACGTCCCAGTAGGTGACGGGCATCGGCTCCTCGCCGGCCACCGGCGGCGGCGGCACGACCCGCTGGTAGTAGCCGCGGTCGTCGAGGCCGCGGAAGCTCAGCGTCGGCCCGCGCGGTCCCGCCTCGGCCGTGTGGTTGTAGACGACGTCGAGGATGACCTCGAGGCCGGCCTCGTGGAAGGCCTTCACCATCTGCTTGAACTCGGTGACCTGCTGGCCGCGGTCACCCGCCTGCGAGTACGCGTTGTGCGGGGCGAAGAAGCACAGCGAGTTGTAGCCCCAGTAGTTCGCCAGTCCCCGTTCGGAGAGCGCCGGCTCGGAGAAGAACTGGTGGATCGGCAGCAGCTCGATCGCGGTCACCCCGAGGTCCCGGAGGTAGTCCGTCACCGCGGGCGTCGCGAGCCCGGCGTAGGTCCCGCGGAGCTCCTCGGGCACCCGGTCGTGCAACGCGGTCATGCCCTTGACGTGCGCCTCGTAGATGACGGTGTCGCGCCAGCGTCGCCGCGGCGAGGTGTCCCCGCCCCACTGGAAGTCGTCGTAGACCACGACGCTGCGCGGCATGAAGGGCGCGGAGTCGAGGTCGCTCATCGTCGCGGGGTCGCCGATGACGTAGCCGAAGATGGCGTCGTCGACGACGAGGTCGCCCGAGACGGCCTTGCCGTAGGGGTCGAGCAGGAGCTTGGCGGCGTTGAACCGCAGGCCGGCCGCGGGATCCCACGGACCGGCGGCGCGGTAGCCGTACCGGGTCCCGGGCGCGACGCCGGGCAGCGCCCCGTGCCACACCCCCAGCGAGCGCTCGGTGAGGCGGTGGCGCACCTCGTTGCCGTCGTCGTCGAAGACGCACACCCACACCGACTCCGCTGCGGGTGCGTAGACCGCGAAGTTGGTCGCCTCCCGCGCCCAGGTGGCGCCCAGGGGGTAGTTGCGTCCCGGCCAGACCGTCATGGTCTCGCCGTCGTGGTTCCAGACGGTGGTGGTCTCGGGAGGCGGAGTCACCGGGTCATTGTGGTGGACGTCTCCGGGCACGGCACAATGCGGCACGCGCACCATGACGGTGCCCACACCGTGTGCCTGCCGCACCCGAGGAAGAGGAGCCACCATGGAGTTCGTCTCGATCGACGTGACCGACGGAGTCGCCGTCCTGCGACTGGACCGTCCCAAGATGAACGCGATCAGCCTCCAGGTGCAGGCCGACCTCCGCGAGGCCGCGGCCGAGCTGACCGAGCGCGACGACGTGCGCGCCGTGGTGGTCTGGGGCGGCGAGCGCGTCTTCGCGGCGGGCAACGACGTCAAGGAGATGGTCGACTGGACCTACGCCGACATGGTGAGGGCCTCGGCGTCGGTCAGCTCCGCGACCACCGCGATCGCGCGGATCCCCAAGCCGGTCGTCGCCGCCGTCAACGGGTACGCCCTGGGCGGGGGCTGTGAGCTGGCGCTGGCCGCCGACTGGCGCTTCGTGGCCGAGGACGCGGTGCTCGGCCAGCCCGAGGTGCTGCTCGGGATCATCCCGGGCGCCGGCGGCACGCAGCGCCTGACGCGGCTCGTCGGGACCGCGAAGGCGAAGGACATCATCTTCACGGGCCGCTTCGTCAAGGCCGACGAGGCCCTGCGCATCGGCCTCGCCGACCGCGTCGTGCCGGCCGAGCAGGTGCTCGCCGAGGCAGTGGCGTACGCCGGCCAGTTCAGCAACGCGGCCGCGCTCGCGATCCGCGCCGCCAAGGAGTGCATCGACCGGGGGAGCGAGGTCGACCTCGACACCGGCCTGGAGATCGAGCGCCAGCAGTTCGCCGGCGTCTTCGCGACCGAGGACCGTGTCCTCGGCATAGCCTCCTTCGTTGAGAGCGGGCCGGGCAAGGCCACGTTCGTGGGCCGCTGACGATGCCCGACACGAAGAAGGAGAGATCGACTGTGGCTACCAAGATCCGGGCGACGCTCGCCCAGCTCCTGTGGCTGGTGTGCGCCCTGGCGGCGTTGGTGCTGGCGCTGGGCGCGCTGCTGATCGCCCTCGACGCCAACCGCTCGAACGCGCTGGTGGGCTGGATCCTCGACGCCGCCGACTTCGTCGACCTCGGGGTCTTCTCGCGGGTCGACGGGATCAAGCAGTTCCGCGGCGACGGAGCCGGCATCAAGAACGCGCTGTTCAACTGGGGCCTGGGTGCGATCGCGTGGCTGGTCGTCGGGCGGCTCCTGGACCGCATCATCAAGCCCTGAGGCCGGCCAGCCCGCGTCCGCACAGCGGACGTCCGGATGCTGGACGCGGTGTATCTCGATGTGTAACTCCATGTCACGTTTGTGGCGGTCGTCACCCGGGAGGGGTACGGCCTGACATGAAGTTCTCTTGGGAGGAACCCGCATGAAGCTCAAGTCCAGCCTTGCCCTGCTCGGGACGCTCGCCGTCACGACGACCGCGCTCACCGCGCTCGCCGCTCCGGCGGGCGCCGCATCCGGCGCCCTCGCCTATGCCTGCAAGGACCCGCTCAACCGTGACTTCACCTTCACGGTCGAGGCCGACACGAACGCTCCCGCAGCGGTGAAGGTCGGGCAGTCGTTCACCCCCACGGTCACCGCCAAGGTGACCGTTCCCAGTGCGCTGCGCGAGACCCTCGCCGGCCTGGGCGCTGCCACGGTCGAGGGCGGCACCAACGCGGCCGGCGAGTCGACGTCCTTCGGGTTCGCCGTCGACGGTGCGGCAGGCCAGCTGCCCGCGACGGTTCCCGTCACCCCGGTCCCCGCCTCGGGCGACCTGGTGGTGCCGGCGACCGCCGTCGGCACGGCGATCACGCCCGCGGCCGTGGGCACCGTGAAGCTCACCGCCGGCAACTTCACAGCGGTGCTGGCCGGCAAGACCACGAGCGGTGGCGCCAGCACCCTGTCGCCCTACAAGGTGACGTGCACGCTCAACCCGGGCCAGGACGCCACGGTGGACACCGTGGCCGTGACCGCTGACGGCACCGTGCCGCCGACCGCGGCGCAGGAGACGACCACGAAGGTGAAGGCGTCCTACGCCAAGAAGGCGAAGAAGATCGTCGCCACCGTGAAGGTCGGCTCCGACGACAAGGCCGCCACCGGCAAGGCCAAGGTCCTGGTGAAGCTGGGGAAGAAGACGGTCAAGAAGCTGACCGTCTCGGTCAAGGGCGGCAAGGCCAGGGCCGTCGTGAAGAACGTGACGAAGCCCGGCACCTACAAGGTCACCGTCTCCTACGCCGGTGACGACACGCACGAGAAGTCGAAGGGCAAGGCGACCGTCAAGGTCTCCTGAGCTGCCTCGAACGCCCCGCCGGGTCCTGCACCCGGCGGGGCGTTCGTCTGCCCCCGGGCGGGCGGGCACGTAGCCTTGGAGCCATGTCGGCACTCTCTCGGTCGCTCGTCGCGGTGTCCCTCGCGGCAGCCCTCACGGTCGCCGGCGCCAGGGCGACGCCGGCCTCGGCCGACGGCCCGACAGGTGCCCGGCCGAGCGCGCGGGTGGCGACCTCCACGACCTCGGTCGTCCTCAGCACGACCCGCTCGGCCTACGGCCAGACGGTCACCGCCACCGCCGCGGTGGCCACGTCGACCGGTCGTGCCGACGGCGACGTCTACGTCTCCGTCGACGGCGTGGCCAGCAAGGTCAACCTCAGTGCCACCGGCAGCGCCACCGTGGTCCTGCCCGACGCACCCGTCGGCGACCACGCCGTCACCGCCACGTTCGTGCCGCAGTTCCCGGTGGACCAGCAGGGCAGCACCTCGCCCGCGCAGGCGTGGACCGTCGGCCAGGTCCGCACCCGGCTGTTCGTCGACGTGCAGGGCCGTGGCCTGCGGATCCCGACCGTCGTCCGGGTCGAGGCAGGCGGCGAGTACGGCAGCACGCCCACGGGCCGCGTCACGATCACCCTGGAGCGGATCGGCACGGGCCGTACGACCGTCCGCACCAAGGTGCTGCCGCGCGAGGGTGTCGTCGAGGCCCGCTACGGCAGGCTGCCGAGGGGCGGATACCGCAGCGTGGTGACGTACGCCGGCGACGCGGAGCACCTGCCGGAGAAGCGGGTGCAGCGGTTCCGCGTGCGTCAGCGCTAGGCGTCGGCCGGGCAACGGTGCGACCCTGACAGTGTCACTGTGAGGATCCCCACCCCGGACCCCGTTCCGGTGGGGGCTGACTCGCTAGTAACGTCACGAGCACACCCGAGTGCACAGGAGGGGCCGCGAGGCCACACCACCATGAACATTGTTGTCTGTGTGAAGTACGTGCCGGACGCCACGGCCGACCGCAAGTTCGAGGACGACAACACCGTCGACCGCGTCGGGGTCGACGGCCTGCTGTCCGAGCTCGACGAGTACGCCGTGGAGCAGGCGCTCCAGTTCCGTGAGAAGCGCGAGGGTGAGGAGATCACCGTGACCGCGCTGACCGTCGGCCCCGAGAAGGCCGTGGACGCGGTCCGCAAGTCGCTGCAGATGGGTGCCGACGCCGGCGTCCACGTGCTCGACGACGCGATCGCGGGCTCCGACTACCTCGGGACGTCGCTGGTCCTG
It encodes the following:
- the glgP gene encoding alpha-glucan family phosphorylase, whose amino-acid sequence is MRAFRRFTVRPVLPEPLGALSVLAGNLRWSWHPPTQDVFAAIDARLWRDVAGDPVRFLGAVSRERLDELVEDGDFRNRLDAAHADLERYLTEDRWYARKAGADAPRAIAYFSSEFGITAVLPQYSGGLGILAGDHLKASSDLGIPLVGVGLFYRHGYFKQALDRDGWQQESYPVLDPDELPLTVLREPDGSRATVSLALPDGPDLLARILVAHVGRVPLLLLDTDIEENSAHYRDVTDRLYGGNSEHRLRQELLLGVGGVRALRVWSRITGAPAPEVFHANEGHAGFLGVERIRELTVAEDGPHLDFDTALEVSRAGTVFTTHTPVPAGIDRFPRELVSQYFGGSSPTPGVPVDRVLALGAEDYEGGDAGVFNMAVMGFRLAQRANGVSQLHGHVSRGMFNGLWPAFDEAEVPISSITNGVHGPTWIAREVIELAASRGADIDGDDTDALWPMVDQIGDREIWDLKRALRTRFIDDARSRMRRSAIKRGLAPAETTWIDTALDPDVLTIGFARRVPTYKRLTLMLRDPARLKKLLLDPERPIQLVIAGKAHPADETGKRLIQEMVRFADDPEIRHRIAFLPNYDIAMAQPLYPGCDVWLNNPLRPYEACGTSGMKAALNGGLNLSILDGWWDEWYDGNNGWAIPSADGIDDPDRRDDLEANALYDLLETDVVPRFYETNHEGVPPRWLEMVRHTLKSLGPKVLATRQVRDYVRELYAPAAQTSRSLNADYTGARTLSGWKSEVRAAWPGVRVEHLDSEGAGDQAEVGATLAVRAWVALGALSPDDVSVQAVHGRIGADDELTATTITPMTVGESYDGNRHRFDATVPLEVSGAFGYTVRVVPRNAALASVAELGLVAEPA
- a CDS encoding helix-turn-helix transcriptional regulator — translated: MTTAADTFAAFLDTLAETLDLGSEERARRLHLSRFHLDRVVSATGGEPPERMRRRLLLERAAYRLVTGDAQVVDIAFEAGFGSHEAFTRAFTREYGTAPSRWRQHPTRTQITGPSGVHFHPPGSLRLPTARKVTPMDLMTRMIEHHLWLTGEMIDRAGGLTDEQLDAPIEVPIGTIDDDMTIRSVLGRLVGQLAQWNAAVAQRRYDWDQERGKSLSTLRRELADEGSAFLAQVRTTIDEGRLDDTFVDVTCDPPKVYTYGGMVAHVLTFAAVRRLVVLGAFETLGITDLDAGDPMEWVAEPA
- the glgX gene encoding glycogen debranching protein GlgX, whose protein sequence is MTPPPETTTVWNHDGETMTVWPGRNYPLGATWAREATNFAVYAPAAESVWVCVFDDDGNEVRHRLTERSLGVWHGALPGVAPGTRYGYRAAGPWDPAAGLRFNAAKLLLDPYGKAVSGDLVVDDAIFGYVIGDPATMSDLDSAPFMPRSVVVYDDFQWGGDTSPRRRWRDTVIYEAHVKGMTALHDRVPEELRGTYAGLATPAVTDYLRDLGVTAIELLPIHQFFSEPALSERGLANYWGYNSLCFFAPHNAYSQAGDRGQQVTEFKQMVKAFHEAGLEVILDVVYNHTAEAGPRGPTLSFRGLDDRGYYQRVVPPPPVAGEEPMPVTYWDVTGCGNTVDSTHTQSLRLILDSLRYWVNEMHVDGFRFDLMSAITRTDQVVDMGSHLLTAIGQDPVLRHVKLIAEPWDASMDGYRVGEFPPPWIEWNDQFRDTMRDFWRGQSAGVRTVATRLAGSSDLYADDGRSPYASVNFVTAHDGFTLRDLVSYNSKHNEANGEDNRDGTDNNRSWNYGVEGETDDESIIALRRRQAANLMATLCFSSGVPMLTAGDERGRTQGGNNNAYGQDNETSWIDWRPDDAWLDVYEITKAALRLRREHPVLRQRHWFEGRPTIKGGIKDLLWVHPAGREMTTADWNDDSVRTVGMFLNGAPLRSPDRRGAQVRDKSFMIWLNSGDDVELVLPENQWVHHGEVVLSTNPALALGTTVVAGESLPLQSRSVLVLRET
- a CDS encoding enoyl-CoA hydratase/isomerase family protein, which codes for MEFVSIDVTDGVAVLRLDRPKMNAISLQVQADLREAAAELTERDDVRAVVVWGGERVFAAGNDVKEMVDWTYADMVRASASVSSATTAIARIPKPVVAAVNGYALGGGCELALAADWRFVAEDAVLGQPEVLLGIIPGAGGTQRLTRLVGTAKAKDIIFTGRFVKADEALRIGLADRVVPAEQVLAEAVAYAGQFSNAAALAIRAAKECIDRGSEVDLDTGLEIERQQFAGVFATEDRVLGIASFVESGPGKATFVGR
- a CDS encoding DUF6801 domain-containing protein, which gives rise to MKLKSSLALLGTLAVTTTALTALAAPAGAASGALAYACKDPLNRDFTFTVEADTNAPAAVKVGQSFTPTVTAKVTVPSALRETLAGLGAATVEGGTNAAGESTSFGFAVDGAAGQLPATVPVTPVPASGDLVVPATAVGTAITPAAVGTVKLTAGNFTAVLAGKTTSGGASTLSPYKVTCTLNPGQDATVDTVAVTADGTVPPTAAQETTTKVKASYAKKAKKIVATVKVGSDDKAATGKAKVLVKLGKKTVKKLTVSVKGGKARAVVKNVTKPGTYKVTVSYAGDDTHEKSKGKATVKVS
- a CDS encoding Ig-like domain repeat protein, producing MSALSRSLVAVSLAAALTVAGARATPASADGPTGARPSARVATSTTSVVLSTTRSAYGQTVTATAAVATSTGRADGDVYVSVDGVASKVNLSATGSATVVLPDAPVGDHAVTATFVPQFPVDQQGSTSPAQAWTVGQVRTRLFVDVQGRGLRIPTVVRVEAGGEYGSTPTGRVTITLERIGTGRTTVRTKVLPREGVVEARYGRLPRGGYRSVVTYAGDAEHLPEKRVQRFRVRQR